The Cloeon dipterum chromosome X, ieCloDipt1.1, whole genome shotgun sequence genome includes a window with the following:
- the LOC135946229 gene encoding RING finger protein 11-like, with protein MTSSVPMVEPSADLWQQLPFSAAEEPELQDEAKETTEMVKEEAQQGPSSCWLEHFTYRDYQLLPCTYVIRPSDMMDDFSSLDSHSDYQGFLETMPLNYPPKKYQSPRLRLTENPEEEELVKMAKRVGLIQHLPTGSYDGCRKNRECVICMMEFSLGEGVRYLPCMHTYHIECINSWLMRSFVCPSCLEPVDAALLTSYETN; from the exons ATGACCAGCAGCGTCCCGATGGTCGAACCGAGTGCCGACCTGTGGCAGCAGCTCCCATTCTCGGCCGCCGAGGAGCCCGAGCTGCAGGATGAGGCCAAGGAGACCACCGAGATGGTGAAGGAGGAGGCCCAGCAGGGTCCCAGCAGCTGCTGGCTCGAGCACTTCACCTACAGAGACTACCAGTTGCTGCCCTGTACCTACGTCATCCGACCCTCGGACATGATGGACGACTTCAGCTCACTCGACTCTCACAGCGACTACCAAGGATTTTTG GAAACAATGCCACTGAACTACCCTCCAAAGAAATACCAGAGTCCACGACTTCGGTTGACTGAGAACCCTGAAGAAGAGGAGCTGGTAAAGATGGCCAAGCGTGTTGGTCTCATTCAACACCTTCCGACAGGATCGTATGATGGCTGTCGGAAAAACAGAGA GTGTGTGATATGCATGATGGAGTTCAGCCTGGGTGAGGGCGTGCGCTACCTTCCCTGTATGCACACGTATCACATCGAGTGCATCAACAGTTGGCTGATGCGGTCTTTCGTGTGTCCTTCTTGTCTCGAGCCTGTCGACGCAGCCCTTCTCACAAGCTACGAGACAAACTGA
- the LOC135947036 gene encoding transmembrane protein 60, producing the protein MAVIHRALFTWLLVMLFLVFVALRVDSKTQWSWFVVFVPIWIYDSILLLYILYQIAQHLKGGRVVSNIPIQRKLWYLLAWALKVSFQVLLCVYQDSSVKDRMRLFYVLTPLICLLSLGSLDVLYVLVRGRLRYHDPSDM; encoded by the coding sequence ATGGCCGTGATCCACCGGGCCCTTTTCACATGGCTGCTGGTGATGCTGTTCCTGGTCTTCGTGGCGCTGAGAGTCGACTCAAAAACGCAGTGGAGCTGGTTCGTCGTGTTCGTGCCGATCTGGATCTACGACAGCATCCTGTTGCTGTACATCCTGTACCAGATAGCGCAGCATCTCAAGGGCGGTAGAGTTGTCAGCAACATCCCCATACAGCGCAAACTGTGGTACCTGCTGGCCTGGGCCCTCAAAGTGTCATTTCAAGTACTCTTGTGCGTCTACCAGGACAGTAGCGTCAAAGATAGGATGAGGTTGTTCTACGTCCTGACGCCCCTGATTTGTTTGCTCTCCCTTGGAAGCTTGGACGTTCTCTATGTGCTAGTCAGGGGCCGCCTTCGCTATCACGATCCCTCAGACATGTGA